The genomic DNA AGAGAACGATAACAGGGCAGAATTCTATCAGAATCGCGTCTCGATGACGATGCCACTAACCCTCCGAGAGTCCCTTTCCGACGCGAATCAGGTCGAATTCGGGGGCTAAATGGTGACAATGCAAATTGCCCCATCTAAAGCCTGAAGATTTCATCCAAGAAGGACGGCGAGGTGGAGTGCGGAAACGTCACCACTGGTTGGCTTCGTCGCGGGGACGGAGCGATGTGGCACAAGCCGTCTAGCCGTTAAAGTCCGTTGGTGGAACGCTGCAAATTCCGACACGGCAACCTGAAAAAATGAATTCCTCCGACCCCAAGTCGAGGTGGAAGATAGGTTTCAGGTATTCAGCGAGTGGCCGTTTCTCGGTCCTTCGCATTCGGCTTTCTCACCCCCGTGCGGGCGGGGCTGAGCCTCCGGGCTCAGCCTCGCCCTCTTATATTCATTCCGGTGGGTGTTCAGATATCGGTTCCTTCGTTTCGGTGTTCGGCCCAGCCGCTTCACCGAAACGTGAGGATCACGATCGCCGCGGGGTAAGATTGTCCCAACGCGGCTTGCGATGGCCCTTTTGCTTACAGGGTCTTGCCAAGCTTCGATCCGTTGCCGGCTTGGCCGAAAGCGACCATTCGCGCTACGCAAACTTCTTTCATTGCCTCACGCGATGGCTTCAGGTAGGCGCGAGGATCGAAGGCCGATGGGTCTTCTTGCAATACTTTGCGGATCGCTCCGGTGATTGCCATCCGGTTGTCGGTGTCGACGTTGATCTTGCGAACACCGCTCTTGATACCGCGTTGGATCTCTTCGACAGGCACGCCGTAGGTCTGCTTCATCTTGCCGCCAAAGGCGTTGATGATGTCTTGCAGTTCTTGCGGGACGCTGCTGCTGCCGTGCATGACCAAGTGCGTGTTGGGCAGGCGACGGTGGATCTCTTCGATGCGGCTCATCGCCAACACTTCACCATCGGGCTTGCGAGAGAACTTGTAAGCACCGTGGCTGGTTCCGATCGCAACAGCCAATGCATCGACGTTGGTTTCAGCGACGAAGCGTTCGGCTTCTTCGGGGTCGGTCAACAATTGATCGTGGGTCAATTCGCCGACAGCACCGTGGCCGTCTTCTTGTTCGCCTTCGCCACTCTCAAGCGATCCCAGGCAACCGAGTTCGCCTTCGACCGAAACGCCCTTGGCGTGCGCCTGTTTGACGACTTCGGCGGTTACCTTAACGTTGTATTCATAAGAAGCGGGGGTCTTGCCGTCCTCTTCCAACGAACCGTCCATCATCACGCTGGTGAAGCCGTTTGCGATCGCGCTCATGCACGTCTCAACGCTGTTGCCGTGATCTTGGTGCATCACGATTGGCAGGTGCGGATACAGTTCAGCCGCAGCCAACATCAGGTGACGCAGGTAGTTGTCTTGCGAGTAGGCGCGAGCGCCACGAGAGGCTTGCACGATAACCGGCGAATCGGTTTCGTTAGCAGCTTCCATGATCGATTGAATCTGTTCCATGTTGTTCACATTGAACGCTGCAACGCCGTAATTGTTTTCGGCGGCATGATCCAGGACGACGCGAAGAGGTACGAGAGGCATCGGGAAATCCTCGGTTTCAGATTGGTTTAATAAGGAAGACGAGTCAACCTGCTCGTTTCATCCTCCGCATTATCCCGTTGGATCGCTGCGACGCAAGGGTGCCGCCACCGACGTTTAGACGTAGTTTGGCGTCGGTGGCCGGTAGTCGTTCAGGTCGATCGATTGGAACCAATCGATGGTCTTCGCCAAGCCATCGCGAAGCGGTGTCGTGGGGGTCCAGCCCAGATGCTTTGTGGCCAACGTGATGTCGGGTTTGCGGCGCGTCGGATCATCGGCAGGCAACGGTTGTTGGATCAGCTTCGATTTCGATCCGGTCAATTCGATCACGAGTTCTGCCAATTCACGGATCGTGAATTCCCCTTGATTACCGATGTTCACCGGCCCAACAAAACCGTCGGTGTTGTTCATCATCCGAATGATCGCGTCGACCAGGTCGTCGCGGAAGCAGAACGACCGGGTCTGTTGGCCGTCGCCAAAGATCGTGATGTCTTCGTTCTGCAACGCTTGACGGATGAAGTTCGAGACCACGCGGCCATCATAAGGATGCATTCGCGGCCCATAGGTGTTGAAGATCCGCACGATCCGGACATCGACTTTGTTCATCCGATGGTAATCCATGAACAGCGTCTCAGCCGCTCGTTTGCCTTCGTCGTAACAAGCACGCGGTCCGATCGGGTTGACGTTGCCGCGATACGATTCGGTCTGCGGATGCTCTTCAGGATCGCCATAGACCTCGCTGGTGCTGGCTTGCAAAATTCGGGCGCCACAGCGTTTGGCCAAGCCCAGCATGTTGATCGCTCCCATCACGGAAGTCTTCATCGTTTTGATCGGGTTGTATTGGTAGTGCCCGGGAGCCGCCGGACAGCCCATGTTGTAGACCTGGTCGACCTCCAAGAAAATCGGCAACGTGATGTCGTGGCGGATCAGTTCGAAGTTTGGTTTCCCCAGCAGGTGGGCGACATTGGTCTTTTGACTGGTGAAAAAATTGTCCAAACAGATTACGTCGTGCCCCTCGGCAACCAAACGTTCACACATGAACGAACCAAGGAAGCCGGCACCACCGGTGACGAGAATACGTTGCATCTTGTTGCTCTACTGCTGGGAGATGAAGACGAACCGGCCTTGGATGCCGGGAAGACATAACCGGCCAACCAGGCATGCCGTGGATTGCTAAGTGTATTCCGAAATCAGCCCATGTACAGGCTGTCGTCCCCGTGGAATCCACGCACGTTGGGCTAACGACAGTCGAACTAAAGCGTGCGATGGTACGCCGATCCGGCGGCCACGTGGTGAAACCCGAGTCGGGTTAGGAAATCGACTCTCGCCGGGGACGATGGTTTTTCCGAATTGATGATCGCCCGCACGGTGTGAAAACGGCGTTGAACCATCGATGGTAGCGAACCGGCAACCGCGTAACGCACCTCCGCCGCGAGGTCGACGTCCAACGGATTCCCGGTCAGGCTCATGAAGCTGGCCAGATACAGAAGCCCGCGATCCATCACCAGGGCGTCGCGATCGGCCAAATAATACGTTGCCGAAGCCAGTTCTTGGCCCGTCCGGTTGGAGACGACAAATTCGGTGATGTCGAAGTGCGAATGAGCGCACGCGGCACGCCACTCGGTCGGCAGTTGCAGCGGGCGTTCGTCGATCGTTGCCATCCGCCGCAGCAGTAATAATTCGCGATCGACAGGCGCCCGGAACGTTGTCAGATCCAACTCCATCGCGATCATCGGCGTGCGCGGTAGGAAGCCGGCGGTGGTCAACAGGTCGACCATCAAGTGATCACTGTCGGGGATTCCAATCACGCCCGAGTAGGGTTCCAAACCGACCAAGCCCGACAGGTCGCCCAGGACCGTGCCAACTTCAAAGTCTCGGATTCCGCCCGCCGCGGAGAGATCGATCGACGCTTGCAGCAACGCGGTTCCCGACGCATGCCGGTCTTCACATTGTCCAATGCAAAAGCTGGCGATCCGAGCCCGGACGGGAGGGTCGTCGCTGGGGTCGGTTTGCAGATGCGAAAATCCGACAAGTTGGCCCGCTTCTTCGATCACCAGCATGTGGTCGAACTCGAAAAAGGGCTTATCGAGAATCGCCTGTTCCAACTGCGCGGCGGTCGTTGTAACGATCGGACCTACCGTCTGCCAATGCTCGCGCCAAGCAACCGCCAGCCGGTTCGTATCACTATTTTGGAATGGGCGAATCAAAGCCACAACAGTTTTCCTGCATCATGCGGGGCGTTCTTGTGACAGCAAATCATGGCACAGGTCGCCGCCGTTGGCCATGCCAGGCAATCGTGAAATTGGGTCGGTCTGGCATTATATCCAATTTCAATGGATCCGTGGCGCTGCGAAACGTTGGTAAAACGGGTAGATTCCCTGTCGCGATTCCCTTTGGAGCATGTGATGCCCGATATTTTATCAAATGAATTTAGCGAACCAGGATTTCTGAAACGGCTTCGGAACTGGCGCGATGCGATGCCTTGGTTGGTCCTGGCGCAGTGTCTGCAATCGGCGACGTCGATTGTGGCTTTGATCCTTGCGCTGGCAGCCTTGTTCGCGGGATCTTGGGGGGCGTTTGCCCTGGAACGCACGATCGAGCAACGGAACTACGAAGCGTTTCCCGATTGCGCGGCGATCCCTGTTCGCGTTCCTCTAACCGGGAGCGTGAACCTGCTGCCGGCGGAACTTTCGCAAGTCCGCGGCCCATCGGTCGCCGGTGTCCATCTCTATCTGACCAGCCCGCTTCGCCAGTTGGCGGTCGAACAACACGACCCGTTGGTCGTGGGGCTTCGCCTGCTGCAGCAGTTTTGGCTGTTTGCCGTTTGGATTTTACCCGCTGGTTTTGTCATCCGTGCGGCGGCGCTGAACGTTGCCGGACGTGAGCGGATGTCGACGCCCGATTCCCTCAAGCTGGTCGTGAAACGTTCGCCAAGCTTTTTGTCCGGACTCGCGCTAACGCTCGGCTTTATGCTTTTCTGTCTGACCTACTTCCTGCTGTTGGGCTTCGTCGACCGAATCCCTGCCGTGGGAACGATCCTCGCCACGATCGGCGGTCTGTTAGGATTGCCCGTCCTGATCCTTGCGGGCATTTTGATGTTCGGATCGCTGATCTCGTTTCCGCTGATGTGGAGTTCGGTGGTCGTCGAACCGTACGCCGACGGCTTCGATGCGGCGAGCCGCGGGTTTGAGTACATCATCCAACGCCCCTTCCGATTTACGGCCTATGTTGTGATGGTCTGGCTTTTGTCGATTGTGATCGCCAATCTTTTGAGCGGTATTTTTTCCAGCGGCCTCGCTTTGGCAAGCACTGCGTTTGGACTGACCGCGGCCGCCGACAGCCATTTGCCGATTGCTGTGCAAACGATCGCCCAGCACGTGCCTACAGCGATCGCCTTCAATCTGTTTTGGGCCTTCTCCGCCGGGATCTATCTGTTGCTGCGGCGCGACGCCAATCATCAGGACATCGAAGAGGTTTGGGAGCCTCCACAGCCGCCAGCCAAACCGTTGCCCGATCTCGACCTGCCGACGGATCCGGCGTAGCGACGATCGACGGAGACGCCGTGGATGAGGCAACCGTGTGTTTCGCGGCGATTGCAAATCTCGCAACCGATAGCACTATTTGTCTTTTAACGCGCGAACGGCGTCCCGCGCGCGGGCCAGGAAATCGTGTTTCGGTTCACCCGCTTCGAGCCACATCGGGGCCCCGATCGTGATGCAGCTGAGCAGTGGCACCGGAAGAAATTCGCCGCGAGGCAGGATACGGTTGACGTTGTCGATGTAAACGGGAACCAATTCGAGGTCGGGGCGTTTCTTACTCAGATAATACAGCCCGCTCTTGAACGTTCCCAT from Rosistilla carotiformis includes the following:
- the fba gene encoding class II fructose-bisphosphate aldolase (catalyzes the reversible aldol condensation of dihydroxyacetonephosphate and glyceraldehyde 3-phosphate in the Calvin cycle, glycolysis, and/or gluconeogenesis); this translates as MPLVPLRVVLDHAAENNYGVAAFNVNNMEQIQSIMEAANETDSPVIVQASRGARAYSQDNYLRHLMLAAAELYPHLPIVMHQDHGNSVETCMSAIANGFTSVMMDGSLEEDGKTPASYEYNVKVTAEVVKQAHAKGVSVEGELGCLGSLESGEGEQEDGHGAVGELTHDQLLTDPEEAERFVAETNVDALAVAIGTSHGAYKFSRKPDGEVLAMSRIEEIHRRLPNTHLVMHGSSSVPQELQDIINAFGGKMKQTYGVPVEEIQRGIKSGVRKINVDTDNRMAITGAIRKVLQEDPSAFDPRAYLKPSREAMKEVCVARMVAFGQAGNGSKLGKTL
- a CDS encoding UDP-glucuronic acid decarboxylase family protein, whose translation is MQRILVTGGAGFLGSFMCERLVAEGHDVICLDNFFTSQKTNVAHLLGKPNFELIRHDITLPIFLEVDQVYNMGCPAAPGHYQYNPIKTMKTSVMGAINMLGLAKRCGARILQASTSEVYGDPEEHPQTESYRGNVNPIGPRACYDEGKRAAETLFMDYHRMNKVDVRIVRIFNTYGPRMHPYDGRVVSNFIRQALQNEDITIFGDGQQTRSFCFRDDLVDAIIRMMNNTDGFVGPVNIGNQGEFTIRELAELVIELTGSKSKLIQQPLPADDPTRRKPDITLATKHLGWTPTTPLRDGLAKTIDWFQSIDLNDYRPPTPNYV